The genomic stretch TATCTGCATCTCCAAAACCCGTCATTCCCATACAGCCCAAACCGATATTCGGAATGATTAAACCCTGATTTCCTAATTTTACTTGATTCAATTTCATAACGTTAAATTTTATTGATACAAAATTGATCAGAAATTCAGGATTGGATGTATGCAAAACGAAGATTGTCGTATGCAAATTACAGATTAATCCAATATTTGTCATTCTGACGAAGGAAGAATCTTTACGCATAAAGTAGATTCCACGCTCCACTTCTGAACTCCGTTCGCAGACCTTCAGTCTGTGCTCTGAATGGCAAAATAGATGTTTATTTCTTCGGTTTAGCACTCATATAAAAACTCAATTTCCCGCCATTCGTAATATCAGAATGCTTCAATGTAAAGTTCTTAATTTCTTTTCCATTTAATAGAATTTTTTCAACATATACATTCTTCGGACCTTGGTTAATCGCTTCAATCTCAAATGTTTTTCCGTTTTCTAAATTCAAAACAGCTTGATCAATTGCCGGACTTCCAATTGCATAATCTTCCGAGCCCGGAGCAACAGGATAAAAACCAAGCGAACTCAAAATATACCACGCACTCATTTGACCTGCATCGTCGTTTCCGCCCAATCCATCCGGACTTGCTTTGTATTGCATCTCCAAAATACGTCTGATTTGTGCCTGAGTTTTCCAAGGTTGTCCCGCCCAATTGTAGAAATAGGCAACATGATGAGCAGGCTCATTTCCGTGAACATAACCGCCAATAATTCCTTCTCGTGTAATGTCTTCTGTGTCTGCAAAAAACTCGTCTGGTAAATGCATGGTGAATAATTCATCCAATTTTGAAGCGAATTTTTTCTTTCCGCCCAACATTTTAATTAACTCATCCGGATTGTGAGGAACGAAGAAACTATAATTCCAAGAATTCCCTTCAATGAAACCTTGTCCGTGCGTGCTTAATGCATTAAAATCTTTCTTAAAGCTTCCATCAGCCAAACGTGGACGCATAAATCCTATAGTTTTATCGAAATTATTTTTCCAGTTTTCAGAACGTTTGATGAATTGATTATAAATTTCCGTTTCACCCAAATGCTTCGCCAATTGAGCAATTGCCCAGTCGTCATAAGCATATTCTAGGGTATTTGAAACCGAAGTTCCACTTTTATCGGCAGGAATGTATCCTTTATCGATATAATATCCGATGCCTTCATAATTTCTTTTGTTAGCAGTTTCAACACAAGCTTTTAAAGCTTCTCTTGCATCTCCGGTATAATTTCCTTTAATAATTGCATCTGCGACCACACTCACGCTGTGATAACCGCTCATACACCAATTTTCATTCGCATAATGCGACCAGATTGGCAACATTTTCATTGAATACTGATTGTAATGCGTCATCATCGATTTCACCATATCATTATTTCGCTTCGGTTGAATAATGTTAAAAAACGGATGAAGGGCACGATATGTATCCCAAATTGAGAAGGTTGTATAATTGATAAAACCTTCCGCTTTGTGAATGTTTTGGTCTAAACCTTTATATTCTCCGTTGACATCGGTGTAAGTTGTCGGATTGATAAAAGTATGATACATCGCTGTATAAAAATTGATTTTTTCAGTTTCAGAACCTTTAATGACAATTTTATTTAATTCTTTATTCCAGTTTTCCTGTGTTTGAGCTTTTACTTGGTCGAAAGATAAGTTTCCTGCTTCTTTTTCTAGATTTTCTACAGCATTGGCTTGACTTACAGGAGAAATAGCTAATTTAATTTCAATCGCTTCATTTTCATTAGTGTCAAAATCAAAATACATTTTCAGATTTTTTCCGGCGATTTCGGGGAAGTTTTTTGTCTGGTCAAATTTTCTCCAAAATCCTTTATAAACCTGTTTTTCATCATAATTTTTCTGACCGTAAGATTTAAATGGCTTTGAAAACTTCATGGCAAAATAAACCGTTCTTGTTCTTGCCCAGCCGTTTGTCTGTCTGTAACCTGTAACCGTATTTTCGTTTTCTACACGAAGGTAGGTCCATACATTTTTACCATCGTAATTGTAAATTCCGGCCATTAAATCCAGAATAATATGGGCTTGATCAGATTTCGGAAAAGTATAGCGGTGAACTCCAACTCTTGTTGTCGCCGTCAATTCTGCCAAAATATTATGATCGTCTAATTTTACTTTGTAATATCCGGCTTCTGCTTTTTCGTTTTGATGCGAAAATCTACTTCTGTAACCGCCTTCAGGATGGGTTGCGGTTCCTGGATTTAATTGTAATTTTCCTACAGTCGGCATGATCAAAAAATCTCCCAGATCAGAATGTCCCGTTCCACTAAAATGGGTTGAACTAAAACCGGTAATGGTTTTGTCTTCATAACGATATCCTGCACAATATTTATACACTTCTCCATTGTATTTTCCATTGACTTCAAAGGGAATTGAATCTGTTTCAGGGCTCAATTGTACCGCTCCGAAAGGTGCTGTTGCGCCGGGATAGGTGTGTCCCATTTTTTCAGTTCCGATCAACGGGTTTATATATTGATGAAGTTTTTCGAATTTTTGTGCTTTATTTAAACTAAAAATTAAAGTAAATATAAAAATAAGAGTTACGGAATTTTTCATAAGATTTAAATAGTAAAGTTATGTTAAATATAAAAAAGTATCTGCCTGTAAATTACAGGATTGAATCTAATCTATCTTATAAAAAAAGCGATTTAAGAAATCATAAACAAAATTTCTATCCTGCTTTTTAAAATTATCGTCAATGATTATGGAGCCTTTTGGCTGAAATCTAATAATAGGTTTATAATCATCAGCAATTTTTAT from Chryseobacterium indoltheticum encodes the following:
- a CDS encoding GH92 family glycosyl hydrolase; translation: MKNSVTLIFIFTLIFSLNKAQKFEKLHQYINPLIGTEKMGHTYPGATAPFGAVQLSPETDSIPFEVNGKYNGEVYKYCAGYRYEDKTITGFSSTHFSGTGHSDLGDFLIMPTVGKLQLNPGTATHPEGGYRSRFSHQNEKAEAGYYKVKLDDHNILAELTATTRVGVHRYTFPKSDQAHIILDLMAGIYNYDGKNVWTYLRVENENTVTGYRQTNGWARTRTVYFAMKFSKPFKSYGQKNYDEKQVYKGFWRKFDQTKNFPEIAGKNLKMYFDFDTNENEAIEIKLAISPVSQANAVENLEKEAGNLSFDQVKAQTQENWNKELNKIVIKGSETEKINFYTAMYHTFINPTTYTDVNGEYKGLDQNIHKAEGFINYTTFSIWDTYRALHPFFNIIQPKRNNDMVKSMMTHYNQYSMKMLPIWSHYANENWCMSGYHSVSVVADAIIKGNYTGDAREALKACVETANKRNYEGIGYYIDKGYIPADKSGTSVSNTLEYAYDDWAIAQLAKHLGETEIYNQFIKRSENWKNNFDKTIGFMRPRLADGSFKKDFNALSTHGQGFIEGNSWNYSFFVPHNPDELIKMLGGKKKFASKLDELFTMHLPDEFFADTEDITREGIIGGYVHGNEPAHHVAYFYNWAGQPWKTQAQIRRILEMQYKASPDGLGGNDDAGQMSAWYILSSLGFYPVAPGSEDYAIGSPAIDQAVLNLENGKTFEIEAINQGPKNVYVEKILLNGKEIKNFTLKHSDITNGGKLSFYMSAKPKK